The following proteins come from a genomic window of Prionailurus viverrinus isolate Anna chromosome D1, UM_Priviv_1.0, whole genome shotgun sequence:
- the LOC125146477 gene encoding olfactory receptor 51L1-like: MATLNSSNTLSSTFYLSGIPGYEEFHHWISIPFCLLYLVGIMGNCTILHVVRTDPRLHQPMYYFLAMLSLTDMGMSMPTMISLFRVLWSISREIQFSTCVVQMFFIHTFSFTESSVLLAMAFDRYVAICHPLRYATILTPRLIMKIGIAALLRSACAMIPLLARLAFFPFCHSHILSHSYCLHQDMIRLACADTKFNVIYGLLLVVVLWGMDSLGIFVSYVYILHSILKIASREGRLKALNTCASHICVVLILYVPMMGLSIVHRFAKHSSPLIHIFMAHIYLLVPPVLNPIIYSVKTKQIRQGVLYLLRTKTGSTMS, translated from the coding sequence ATGGCAACCTTAAACTCCAGTAATACCCTGTCCTCCACATTCTATCTCTCAGGTATCCCTGGCTATGAGGAATTTCACCACTGGATATCCATTCCATTCTGTCTCCTGTACCTTGTTGGAATCATGGGTAACTGCACCATCCTGCATGTTGTTCGGACAGACCCCAGGCTCCATCAGCCCATGTACTACTTTCTGGCCATGCTTTCCCTCACCGACATGGGCATGTCCATGCCCACCATGATATCACTGTTCAGGGTGTTGTGGTCCATTTCCAGGGAAATCCAGTTCAGTACCTGTGTGGTCCAAATGTTTTTCATTCACACTTTCTCCTTCACGGAATCATCTGTGCTCTTGGCCATGGCCTTTGACCGCTACGTGGCTATCTGCCACCCTCTACGATATGCTACCATTCTCACCCCAAGACTTATCATGAAAATTGGAATTGCAGCCCTGCTTAGGAGTGCCTGTGCCATGATTCCACTTCTGGCTCGGCtggccttctttcctttctgccacTCTCACATCCTTTCTCATTCATATTGTCTGCACCAGGACATGATCCGCCTTGCCTGTGCTGACACCAAGTTTAATGTTATATATGGGTTGCTTCTTGTCGTTGTGCTGTGGGGAATGGACTCTCTGGGTATTTTTGTGTCTTATGTGTACATTCTTCACTCTATATTAAAAATTGCATCACGTGAAGGGCGGCTTAAGGCTCTCAACACGTGTGCGTCCCACATCTGTGTTGTACTCATTTTATATGTGCCTATGATGGGGCTATCTATTGTCCACCGTTTTGCCAAACACTCCTCCCCACTGATCCATATCTTCATGGCTCATATCTACTTATTGGTTCCACCTGTGCTCAATCCCATCATCTATAGTGTGAAGACCAAACAGATTCGCCAAGGAGTCCTCTACCTACTTCGCACAAAAACCGGTTCTACTATGTCTTAA
- the LOC125176610 gene encoding olfactory receptor 52B2-like: MYLLAVIGNGLVMAVVVGDRNLHEPMYLFLAMLALNDVLLCTVTVPQMLLIFWQGPSPLTFPACLTQMFFVHALFLSESAVLLAMAFDRYVAICTPLHYATFLTGSLISKVGLALVTRSVAVVTPGVLLILRLRFCRENIIHHTYCENMGIAKLACNSIALNSIYGLTAALLTTGLDFVLISLSYWLILRTVFQLPSREARTKAFATCGAHICVILIFYTLAFFSFFTHRFGDHVPKHVLILLANLYLLVPPTMNPIVYGVKTKEIRMHVLGLCNKPK; this comes from the coding sequence ATGTACCTTTTGGCTGTGATAGGCAATGGCCTGGTTATGGCAGTGGTGGTTGGGGACAGGAACCTCCATGAACCCATGTATCTCTTCCTGGCCATGCTGGCACTCAATGATGTTCTCCTTTGTACTGTGACAGTGCCCCAAATGCTTCTTATCTTCTGGCAGGGTCCTTCCCCATTAACATTCCCTGCATGTCTCACACAGATGTTTtttgttcatgctctgttcctCTCTGAATCTGCTGTTCTCTTGGCCATGGCTTTTGATCGTTACGTGGCTATCTGTACACCACTCCATTATGCAACCTTTCTTACAGGTTCTCTCATTAGCAAGGTGGGTCTGGCTCTGGTGACTCGGAGTGTGGCTGTGGTCACTCCTGGTGTCCTCCTCATTCTCCGGCTACGCTTTTGCCGGGAAAACATCATCCACCATACCTACTGTGAGAACATGGGCATTGCCAAGTTGGCCTGTAATAGCATTGCCCTCAATAGCATTTATGGGCTCACTGCTGCTCTCCTCACCACAGGGCTAGACTTTGTCCTCATCTCCCTGTCCTACTGGCTAATCCTGAGAACAGTCTTCCAACTACCTTCTAGGGAAGCCCGGACAAAAGCCTTTGCAACATGTGGAGCTCATATATGTGTCATCTTGATATTTTATACTCtggccttcttttccttctttacccATCGCTTTGGAGATCATGTACCCAAGCATGTCCTTATCCTCCTGGCAAACCTCTACTTACTGGTGCCACCCACTATGAACCCCATTGTTTATGGAGTAAAGACAAAGGAGATAAGGATGCATGTACTAGGGCTCTGTAACAAACCAAAATGA